From the Lathyrus oleraceus cultivar Zhongwan6 chromosome 4, CAAS_Psat_ZW6_1.0, whole genome shotgun sequence genome, one window contains:
- the LOC127076370 gene encoding putative hydrolase C777.06c, whose amino-acid sequence MVVTSIRLLPSSLTSLVQPRSPYSWRWRSPSSISFPLSPIHSISSNGVGDVELPVDQSQVIFIGTGTSEGIPRVSCLTNPSTKCPVCLKAAKPGDKNRRLNTSILIRHPNSTGTHNILIDAGKFFYHSALRWFPEFGIRTLDAVIITHSHADAIGGLDDLRDWTNNVQPSIPIYVAKRDFEVMKKTHYYLVDTSVITPGAAVSALQFKSISEEPFFVHGLKFTPLPVWHGQGYRSLGFRFGNICYISDVSEIPEETYPLLKGCELLIMDALRPDRSSATHFGLPRALEEVRKIQPKRTLFTGMMHLMDHEEVNGYLTKLLESEGLDAQLSYDGLCIPVRL is encoded by the exons ATGGTGGTTACATCTATTCGTCTTCTTCCTTCTTCTCTCACTTCTCTCGTTCAACCTCGTTCTCCATATTCATGGCGTTGGCGTTCTCCTTCTTCCATCTCATTTCCGCTTTCTCCCATCCACTCCA TTTCCTCTAATGGAGTTGGTGATGTTGAATTACCTGTTGATCAATCACAAGTTATTTTCATTGGGACTGGAACTAGTGAAGGGATTCCAAGAGTTAGTTGCTTGACTAATCCTTCAACTAAATGTCCG GTATGTTTAAAAGCTGCTAAACCGGGTGATAAGAATAGGAGACTTAACACGAGCATCCTCATTCGCCACCCAAACTCCACAGGAACACATAATATTCTAATAGATGCTGGAAA GTTTTTCTATCACAGCGCTCTCCGGTGGTTCCCTGAATTTGG GATAAGAACACTTGATGCAGTTATTATTACTCATTCCCATGCTGATGCAATTGGAG GTCTTGATGATCTTAGAGACTGGACTAACAATGTTCAGCCTTCTATTCCAATATATGTTGCCAAGCGTGACTTTGAG GTTATGAAGAAGACCCATTATTACTTAGTAGATACAAGCGTAATCACACCTGGTGCTGCAGTCTCAGCGTTGCAATTCAAAAGCATATCTGAAGAACCGTTTTTTGTGCATGGATTGAAG TTCACCCCACTACCAGTGTGGCACGGTCAAGGTTATCGGTCCCTTGGTTTCCGTTTTGGTAATATATGTTACATAAG TGATGTCAGTGAAATTCCTGAAGAAACTTATCCACTTTTGAAGGGCTGTGAACTTCTAATCATG GATGCTTTGAGGCCTGATCGCTCTTCAGCTACACATTTTGGACTTCCAAGG GCCTTAGAGGAAGTGCGAAAAATTCAACCCAAAAGGACACTTTTTACTG GAATGATGCATCTGATGGATCATGAAGAAGTGAATGGCTACCTTACAAAACTATTGGAGTCTGAGGGCCTTGATGCACAACTGAGCTATGACGGGCTTTGTATACCAGTCAGGCTCTAA